The Clostridiales bacterium genome includes the window CATGTCGCTACCGAACGGCTACAAAACTCTGACGAACGGTAGTTTTGTGGTGCGACCAGTGGTTGAGTTACACGGATATCTCGGCGGCCCAGAGACCGTGCAGGTTACAGTACTCGACCGCCCGAAGTGTCGTGCCGCTCGGTACCGATACAACGAAGCTGACATCAGGAGAAGCGGCGACGGGAGCTAGGTCGACGCGAACGATTGGGGCACCGTCAGCGTAAAGCTCAATCCACTGGATGAAGTGATCGGGCTGGTTAGGGTGGGACACGTAATGTC containing:
- a CDS encoding class II SORL domain-containing protein — encoded protein: MSDAPILGPVNHIVDLDAASDFERKHTPFISAERDGDSVRVTIVVGHYVSHPNQPDHFIQWIELYADGAPIVRVDLAPVAASPDVSFVVSVPSGTTLRAVEYCNLHGLWAAEISV